A genomic window from Pecten maximus chromosome 4, xPecMax1.1, whole genome shotgun sequence includes:
- the LOC117325828 gene encoding dnaJ homolog subfamily C member 21-like: MKCHYQVLGVERDAGADDLKKSYRKLALKWHPDKNPDNVEECTSQFRLVQQAYDVLSDPQERAWYDKHREAILKGGLGHGDNYEDDSMDVFQYFNSSCYSGFDDDENGFYCVYLDVFKKLSEEDYHFMDDRESDCDFPEFGNSKSSYEEVVKPFYDFWESFQTAKSFVWVEKYDTREAPDRRCRRLMEAENKKLRDAAKKERNEQIRALVKFIKKRDKRVQAYKKFLEERNEEIKRKAKDNRERQIQERLKKMENYKETDWSAMTELEDDLQKLEKSLSHQFGEAHAEDELGDEGGQGGEEEEEEEEYYDDFFCVACNKAFKSDKAFSNHERSKKHKENLAFLRQQMHEEDGELAEMLEGLDIGEDPGTEPKEEEEDTKQKLSKKQKKKRKQQKRATFEDDDEDEEDELSKAVNGLVCEEETESTTEDTRKEKDKKKWKKKSNEEKEKSLETEETETTVGNGTYDNTDKEAGIAGATSSNGDVDGESEQLSVENVAQLTGDIAATHNSQSDNPSENIRNEKPAQIFKCNVCSNVFPTRNKMFDHIKKEGHAIRLDAPLQETTKRDKKNKRKGKR, encoded by the exons ATGAAATGTCATTACCAGGTTCTGGGTGTAGAGAGGGATGCTGGTGCAGATGATCTAAAAAAATCCTACAGAAAATTGGCCCTTAAATGGCATCCAG ATAAAAATCCAGACAATGTTGAGGAGTGTACATCCCAGTTCCGACTAGTACAACAGGCATATGATGTTCTCAGTGACCCACAGGAGCGTGCATGGTACGACAAACACAGGGAAGCTATACTCAAGGGAG GTCTTGGTCATGGTGATAACTATGAAGATGACAGCATGGATGTGTTTCAGTACTTCAATTCCTCTTGTTATTCTGggtttgatgatgatgaaaat GGATTTTACTGTGTATACCTAGATGTGTTTAAGAAACTGTCTGAAGAAGATTACCATTTCATGGATGATCGAGAAAGTGATTGTGATTTTCCAGAATTTGGAAATTCTAAGAGTTCTTATGAAGAA GTGGTGAAGCCATTCTATGACTTCTGGGAAAGTTTCCAGACAGCCAAGTCTTTTGTGTGGGTGGAAAAGTATGATACAAGAGAGGCACCAGACCGTCGATGTCGTAGGCTCATGGAGGCTGAAAACAAGAAGCTCAGAGATGCTGCCAAAAAGGAGAGGAATGAACAAATCAGG GCTTTGGTGAAGTTTATAAAGAAGCGTGACAAACGAGTACAAGCATACAAG AAATTTTTGGAAGAAAGAAATGAAGAAATAAAGAGGAAAGCCAAAGATAATCGAGAGAGACAGATCCAGGAAAGGCTAAA GAAAATGGAGAATTACAAGGAAACAGATTGGTCAGCCATGACAGAACTTGAGGATGACTTACAGAAACTGGAGAAGAGTCTGTCCCACCAGTTTGGAGAAGCACATGCAGAAg ATGAGTTGGGTGATGAAGGAGGTCAGGGAGGTGAGGAGGAGGAAGAAGAAGAGGAATACTACGATGATTTTTTCTGTGTAGCTTGTAACAAAGCATTCAAGAGTGACAAAGC atTTTCAAATCATGAACGGTCAaagaaacacaaagaaaatttGGCGTTTCTACGGCAACAGATGCACGAGGAAGATGGAGAGCTGGCAGAGATGTTGGAGGGACTAGATATTGGGGAAGACCCTGGTACAGAACCtaaggaggaggaggaagatACCAAACAAAA GTTGTCCAAAAAGCAGAAGAAAAAGAGGAAACAGCAGAAACGTGCCACATTtgaggatgatgatgaagatgaagaGGATGAGCTTTCCAAGGCAGTCAACGGATTAGTGTGTGAGGAGGAGACAGAGTCCACTACAGAAGACACAAG aaaagaaaaagataagaaaaaatGGAAGAAGAAAAGCaatgaagaaaaagaaaaaagtttaGAGACTGAAGAAACTGAG acGACGGTGGGAAATGGTACCTATGACAACACTGACAAAGAGGCTGGCATCGCTGGGGCCACAAG TTCTAATGGAGATGTAGACGGGGAGTCAGAACAGCTGTCAGTAGAGAACGTTGCACAGCTGACAGGAGATATTGCAGCCACACACAACTCTCAAAG TGATAATCCTTCCGAGAATATTCGAAATGAAAAACCTGCACAG ATTTTCAAGTGCAATGTATGTAGCAATGTCTTTCCTACGCGGAACAAAATGTTTGACCATATAAAAAAGGAGGGTCATGCAATCCGATTGGACGCTCCGCTTCAGGAGACCACGAAAAGGGACAAGAAAAACAAACGGAAGGGCAAGAGATGA
- the LOC117325833 gene encoding ABC transporter F family member 4-like, with protein sequence MYWSAVFVFVLGPMSVLTLPTTTEASTDPPAVTNPTAPSVPLPPGELELILDTLLTQVDRHNTWLETLQDDVYSLGDSVELHSLDLQKLKKKFHKIYKGKKSSKHSSEESIESDENLIDSLSFDDLSWDESESESSQDSSNAINDEEDLELFKEKENEFIEKYRTNGDNRGRGQGGHPQGSKWRDNEETEEEEETERQGNNGRRGGHSEGSKQRDSDHEETEETEEERETERHGNNGQHNNRGWGWNWGGHAKGRKWRDSEETEEETERHGNNGWHHNRGRGSYRREDVDNTEEHSSSHGSDESHDHS encoded by the coding sequence ATGTATTGGTCAGCAGTGTTTGTGTTTGTTCTTGGACCTATGTCAGTACTGACCCTGCCCACCACCACTGAAGCCTCTACTGACCCCCCAGCTGTGACCAACCCCACCGCACCTTCAGTGCCCCTACCCCCGGGGGAACTGGAACTCATCCTGGACACCCTATTGACTCAGGTAGACAGACACAACACATGGCTGGAGACACTTCAAGACGACGTCTACAGTCTTGGTGATTCTGTGGAATTACATTCACTTGATCTTCAGAAACTTAAAAAGAAATTCCACAAGATTTACAAGGGTAAAAAATCTTCCAAGCATAGCAGTGAGGAAAGCATAGAATCAGATGAAAACCTGATAGATTCATTATCATTTGATGACCTGTCATGGGACGAAAGTGAGAGTGAATCATCACAAGATTCCTCTAATGCTATTAACGATGAGGAAGATTTAGAACTCTTCAAAGAGAAGGAGAATGAGTTCATAGAGAAATACCGTACAAATGGCGACAATAGAGGCAGGGGCCAGGGAGGACATCCACAGGGGAGTAAATGGAGGGACAATGAGGAAACTGAGGAAGAGGAAGAAACAGAAAGACAAGGAAACAATGGGCGGCGGGGAGGACATTCGGAGGGGAGTAAACAGAGGGACAGTGATCATGAGGAAACTGAGGAAACTGAGGAAGAAAGAGAAACAGAGAGACATGGAAACAATGGGCAGCACAACAACAGAGGGTGGGGTTGGAACTGGGGAGGACATGCAAAGGGGAGGAAATGGAGGGACAGTGAGGAAACTGAGGAAGAAACAGAGAGACACGGAAACAATGGGTGGCACCATAACAGAGGGAGGGGAAGCTACAGGAGGGAGGATGTGGACAACACCGAGGAACACAGTAGTTCACATGGCAGTGATGAGAGTCATGATCACTCATAG